From one Portunus trituberculatus isolate SZX2019 chromosome 30, ASM1759143v1, whole genome shotgun sequence genomic stretch:
- the LOC123510841 gene encoding 39S ribosomal protein L44, mitochondrial-like, which yields MAAVITGARLLLRSSCSATINRGISSSARVFGIKSRWVAPMYRTLKHRHTRMKSLGLLPSSKRSEFIEWNYDAELYAFGKRLQEEFDGDALREALTDASYITKEMQRQQELGVSDPGLAMSNNKELAAKGETLITQYCFGYLRAALPLLPEEGISALVDYLLSEDVMSAVGYGIGLRDLILCEEHPPSSSTMARCFHAVVGALSVSSPALQCQAFVRDFVVAQLVGKDIDAIWKVENPMGVLADILHQSGQGEPEPRLIFQSGQETLQAVYHVGVYSDKKFMGSGYGETVETAVKEAAHDVLRKLFQITDSANPLPFGKDADVLPLKTEASVSLDNWSIDKTKNIISC from the exons ATGGCGGCAGTGATCACCGGTGCCAGGCTCCTCCTACGATCCTCCTGCAGTGCCACCATTAACAGAGGCATATCTTCGTCAG CTCGGGTGTTTGGCATCAAGTCACGATGGGTGGCACCGATGTACAGGACGctgaaacacagacacacaagaatGAAGAGTTTAGGGTTACTGCCATCAAGCAAGAGGAGTGAGTTCATTGAATG GAATTATGATGCTGAGTTATACGCATTTGGCAAGAGGCTACAGGAAGAGTTTGATGGTGACGCCCTACGTGAGGCCCTGACTGATGCCTCATACATTACCAAGGAGATGCAGCGGCAGCAGGAACTTGGTGTGAGTGACCCGGGCCTGGCCATGAGCAACAACAAGGAGCTGGCGGCCAAAGGAGAGACACTCATCACTCAGTATTGCTTTGGGTACCTTCGAGCTGCCTTGCCCCTGCTGCCGGAGGAGGGAATCAG TGCACTGGTGGACTACTTGCTGAGTGAAGATGTGATGTCAGCTGTTGGTTATGGGATTGGTCTCCGAGATCTGATATTGTGTGAG GAGCACCCACCTTCTTCCTCAACAATGGCGAGGTGCTTCCATGCGGTGGTTGGGGCACTGAGTGTGTCCTCGCCTGCTCTACAGTGCCAAGCCTTCGTGCGAGACTTTGTAGTGGCACAGCTGGTGGGCAAGGACATTGATGCCATCTGGAAG GTTGAGAATCCCATGGGAGTGTTGGCAGACATTCTCCACCAGAGTGGCCAAGGAGAACCGGAGCCCAGGCTTATCTTCCAGTCTGGGCAAGAGACCCTTCAGGCTGTGTACCATGTGGGAGTGTATTCAGACAAGAAGTTCATGGGATCAG GTTATGGAGAGACTGTGGAAACTGCAGTGAAGGAGGCAGCTCACGATGTCCTACGGAAACTATTCCAGATTACAGACTCTGCAAACCCACTGCCTTTTGGGAAGGATGCAGATGTGCTCCCTCTTAAGACTGAAGCCAGTGTTTCCTTAGATAACTGGTCTATTGATAAGACTAAAAACATTATCTCATGTTAG